In the genome of Nocardioides marmoribigeumensis, one region contains:
- the obgE gene encoding GTPase ObgE codes for MAVPTFVDRVVLRVSAGRGGNGVASVHREKFKPLGGPDGGNGGPGGSIVLRVDPDVTTLVDYHHSPSRRAEHGGHGAGGHRNGAHGSDLVLPVPDGTVVMTEDGHVLADLVGAGSEAVVAQGGRGGLGNAALASARRKAPGFALLGEPGEERSIALELKVVADVGLVGFPSAGKSSLIAALSRARPKIADYPFTTLVPNLGVVTAGDVTFTVADVPGLIEGAAEGRGLGHDFLRHIERCAAIVHVIDTATMETQRDPLGDLDVIERELAAYGGLEDRPRLVALNKIDVPDGRDLVDLVRGDLEARGLQVFPVSAASHEGLRALSFAMARIVAQARADKPVVESTRIVLRPTAADGGGSFEVSPLDDGTGHPAWRVRGDKPERWVRQTDFSNDEAVGFLADRLNRLGVEDRLLELGAEEGDTVVIGPDENSVVFDFKPMVDAGASTLGSRRGEDNRFAEERDSVARRRAIDEAYAGRGEGEARADVARRLRGQGPASEDGDDGVEVVWDQGEVWSEDED; via the coding sequence ATGGCCGTGCCGACCTTCGTCGACCGCGTCGTGCTGCGCGTCTCCGCCGGACGCGGGGGCAACGGTGTCGCGAGCGTGCACCGCGAGAAGTTCAAGCCGCTCGGCGGCCCGGACGGGGGCAACGGCGGGCCGGGCGGCTCGATCGTGCTGCGCGTCGACCCCGACGTGACCACGCTCGTGGACTACCACCACAGCCCGTCCCGTCGCGCCGAACACGGCGGGCACGGCGCCGGCGGCCACCGCAACGGCGCCCACGGGTCCGACCTCGTGCTGCCCGTCCCGGACGGCACCGTCGTGATGACCGAGGACGGCCACGTGCTGGCCGACCTGGTCGGTGCCGGCAGCGAGGCCGTCGTGGCGCAGGGCGGCCGCGGGGGACTGGGCAACGCCGCTCTGGCCTCGGCCCGCCGCAAGGCGCCGGGCTTCGCCCTCCTCGGTGAGCCGGGCGAGGAGCGCAGCATCGCGCTCGAGCTCAAGGTCGTCGCCGACGTCGGGCTGGTCGGCTTCCCCAGCGCCGGCAAGTCGAGCCTGATCGCCGCGCTCAGCCGCGCGCGGCCCAAGATCGCCGACTACCCCTTCACCACCCTCGTGCCCAACCTCGGGGTCGTCACCGCCGGCGACGTGACGTTCACGGTCGCCGACGTGCCCGGCCTGATCGAGGGCGCCGCCGAGGGGCGCGGCCTCGGCCACGACTTCCTGCGCCACATCGAGCGCTGCGCCGCGATCGTGCACGTCATCGACACCGCGACGATGGAGACCCAGCGCGACCCGCTGGGCGACCTCGACGTGATCGAGCGCGAGCTCGCGGCGTACGGCGGGCTGGAGGACCGGCCCCGCCTGGTCGCCCTCAACAAGATCGACGTGCCCGACGGCCGCGACCTGGTCGACCTCGTGCGGGGCGACCTCGAGGCCCGCGGGCTCCAGGTGTTCCCGGTCTCAGCCGCCAGCCACGAGGGGCTGCGCGCCCTGTCCTTCGCGATGGCCAGGATCGTCGCGCAGGCCCGCGCCGACAAGCCGGTGGTCGAGAGCACGCGCATCGTGCTGCGTCCCACCGCGGCCGACGGGGGCGGGTCGTTCGAGGTCAGCCCGCTCGACGACGGCACCGGCCACCCCGCCTGGCGGGTGCGCGGCGACAAGCCGGAGCGCTGGGTGCGTCAGACCGACTTCTCCAACGACGAGGCCGTCGGCTTCCTCGCCGACCGGCTCAACCGGCTCGGGGTCGAGGACCGGCTGCTCGAGCTCGGTGCCGAGGAGGGCGACACCGTCGTCATCGGTCCCGACGAGAACAGCGTCGTCTTCGACTTCAAGCCCATGGTCGACGCCGGGGCCAGCACCCTGGGCAGCCGGCGCGGCGAGGACAACCGCTTCGCCGAGGAGCGCGACTCCGTGGCCAGGCGCCGGGCCATCGACGAGGCCTACGCCGGCCGCGGCGAGGGCGAGGCGCGCGCCGACGTCGCCCGCAGGCTCCGCGGTCAGGGCCCGGCCTCGGAGGACGGCGACGACGGGGTCGAGGTGGTCTGGGACCAGGGCGAGGTCTGGTCGGAGGACGAGGACTGA
- the proB gene encoding glutamate 5-kinase, translating into MRSEVLGAERVVVKVGSSSLASADGGIDQARVAAIVDDLAAARARGAEVVLVSSGAIAAGLTPLGLKRRPRDLATQQAAASVGQGLLMHRYTEEFARHRLTVGQVLLTVDDVTRRSHHQNAYRTFGRLRELGVVPVVNENDTVATTEIRFGDNDRLAALVAHLVHADLLVLLSDVDGLYDGHPREAGTSLVTDVRGEADLEAVRIGRAGAAGVGTGGMQTKVEAARIATGAGIPVVLTSADQAGEALRGEQVGTLFHPTGRRRPTRLLWLAHATEGRGQVVLDDGAVRAVTERRASLLPAGITAVTGTFTAGDPVDLTDQAGRLIARGLVNYDAEELPALVGRSTRELARELGASYEREVVHRDDLVVLTGPGSAGPGPA; encoded by the coding sequence ATGAGGTCGGAGGTCCTCGGCGCCGAGCGGGTCGTGGTCAAGGTCGGCTCGTCGTCGCTGGCCTCCGCCGACGGGGGCATCGACCAGGCCCGCGTGGCCGCGATCGTGGACGACCTGGCCGCCGCACGCGCGAGGGGCGCCGAGGTGGTGCTCGTCTCGTCCGGTGCGATCGCGGCCGGGCTCACCCCGCTCGGGCTCAAGCGCCGCCCACGCGACCTCGCCACCCAGCAGGCCGCGGCCTCCGTCGGGCAGGGCCTGCTGATGCACCGCTACACCGAGGAGTTCGCGCGCCACCGGCTCACCGTCGGCCAGGTGCTGCTCACCGTCGACGACGTCACCCGCCGCAGCCACCACCAGAACGCCTACCGCACGTTCGGCCGGCTGCGCGAGCTGGGCGTCGTACCCGTCGTCAACGAGAACGACACCGTCGCCACCACCGAGATCCGCTTCGGTGACAACGACCGCCTCGCCGCCCTCGTGGCCCACCTCGTCCACGCCGACCTCCTGGTCCTGCTCAGCGACGTCGACGGGCTGTACGACGGCCACCCGCGCGAGGCGGGCACCTCCCTGGTCACCGACGTGCGCGGGGAGGCCGACCTGGAGGCGGTCCGCATCGGCAGGGCCGGCGCCGCCGGGGTGGGCACGGGCGGCATGCAGACCAAGGTCGAGGCCGCCCGGATCGCGACCGGTGCGGGCATCCCGGTCGTGCTGACCTCGGCCGACCAGGCGGGGGAGGCGCTGCGGGGGGAGCAGGTCGGCACGCTGTTCCACCCCACCGGCCGACGGCGCCCCACGCGGCTGCTGTGGCTGGCCCACGCCACCGAGGGGCGCGGCCAGGTCGTCCTCGACGACGGGGCCGTCCGCGCCGTGACCGAGCGGCGCGCGTCCCTGCTCCCCGCGGGCATCACCGCGGTCACCGGCACCTTCACCGCCGGCGACCCCGTCGACCTCACCGACCAGGCCGGACGACTCATCGCCCGCGGACTGGTCAACTACGACGCCGAGGAGCTCCCCGCCCTGGTGGGGCGCTCCACCCGCGAGCTCGCGCGGGAGCTCGGCGCCTCCTACGAGCGGGAGGTCGTGCACCGCGACGACCTCGTGGTCCTCACCGGGCCCGGCTCGGCCGGGCCAGGTCCCGCCTGA
- a CDS encoding glutamate-5-semialdehyde dehydrogenase: MSDLETLVLDCARRARTAAHELAVATRASKDTALHAMADALVAHQDAILAANAEDVQRARDNGTPESLVDRLRLDEGRVAGMAQGLRDVAGLADPVGEVLRGSTLANGLELRQVRAPFGVVGIIYEARPNVTADAAGICLKSGNAALLRGSTSALASNRAIVEALRGAVQASGLPADAVQLVPGEGHDAAKVLMRARGLVDVLVPRGGGGLIRSVVEESTVPVIETGVGNCHVYVDAEADLDMALAIVLNAKTHRPSVCNAAESLLVHADVAEEFVPRVVAALQDAGVTVHGDERFAAQEGVEPATEADFDTEYLSLDISAAVVPSLEDAVAHIRRHSSGHTEAIVTRSQAAARRFVAAVDSAAVMVNASTRFTDGGEFGFGAEIGISTQKLHARGPMGLPEMTSSKYVVTGDGHVR; this comes from the coding sequence ATGAGTGACCTCGAGACCCTGGTGCTGGACTGCGCCCGACGCGCTCGTACGGCGGCGCACGAGCTGGCGGTGGCGACGCGGGCGAGCAAGGACACGGCGCTCCACGCGATGGCCGACGCGCTGGTCGCTCACCAGGACGCGATCCTGGCCGCCAACGCCGAGGACGTGCAGCGGGCCCGCGACAACGGCACGCCCGAGTCGCTGGTCGACCGGCTGCGGCTCGACGAGGGACGGGTCGCGGGCATGGCGCAGGGACTGCGCGACGTCGCGGGCCTGGCCGACCCGGTCGGCGAGGTGCTGCGCGGCTCGACCCTGGCCAACGGGCTCGAGCTGCGCCAGGTGCGGGCGCCGTTCGGGGTCGTCGGCATCATCTACGAGGCGCGGCCCAACGTCACCGCCGACGCCGCCGGCATCTGCCTCAAGAGCGGAAACGCTGCGCTGCTGCGGGGCTCGACCAGCGCCCTGGCCTCCAATCGGGCGATCGTCGAGGCCCTGCGCGGGGCCGTCCAGGCCTCGGGCCTGCCCGCCGACGCGGTGCAGCTGGTGCCGGGGGAGGGCCACGACGCGGCCAAGGTCCTCATGCGGGCCCGGGGGCTCGTCGACGTGCTCGTCCCGCGCGGTGGTGGGGGGCTGATCCGGTCGGTGGTCGAGGAATCGACCGTCCCCGTGATCGAGACCGGCGTCGGCAACTGCCACGTGTACGTCGACGCCGAGGCCGACCTCGACATGGCGCTGGCCATCGTGCTCAACGCCAAGACCCACCGGCCGTCGGTGTGCAACGCCGCGGAGTCGCTGCTCGTGCACGCCGACGTGGCCGAGGAGTTCGTGCCCCGCGTGGTCGCGGCGCTGCAGGACGCCGGGGTCACCGTGCACGGCGACGAGCGGTTCGCCGCGCAGGAGGGCGTCGAGCCGGCCACCGAGGCCGACTTCGACACGGAGTACCTCTCCCTCGACATCTCCGCCGCCGTCGTCCCCTCGCTCGAGGACGCGGTCGCCCACATCCGCCGGCACTCCTCGGGACACACCGAGGCGATCGTGACCCGCTCGCAGGCGGCGGCCCGCCGCTTCGTCGCCGCGGTCGACTCGGCCGCGGTGATGGTCAACGCCAGCACGCGGTTCACCGACGGCGGCGAGTTCGGGTTCGGGGCGGAGATCGGGATCTCGACCCAGAAGCTGCACGCCCGAGGCCCGATGGGGCTGCCCGAGATGACCTCCTCGAAGTACGTCGTCACCGGCGACGGGCACGTGCGCTGA
- the nadD gene encoding nicotinate-nucleotide adenylyltransferase, whose amino-acid sequence MTDAAPSPVADGRRRRRLGVMGGTFDPIHHGHLVAASEVQSWFDLDEVVFVPTGEPYQKAEREVSTAEHRYLMTVIATASNPRFTVSRVDVDRDGPTYTVDTLTDLHAQHPDADLYFITGADALSNILTWRDSEELFALAEFVGCTRPGYAMDASTLDGMPHDRVTIVEIPALAISSTDCRERTGRGEPVWYLVPDGVVQYISKHGLYARAHLDTTTREESA is encoded by the coding sequence GTGACTGACGCCGCGCCTTCCCCCGTCGCCGACGGGAGGCGCCGTCGGCGCCTCGGGGTCATGGGCGGCACGTTCGACCCGATCCACCACGGGCACCTCGTGGCCGCCAGTGAGGTCCAGTCCTGGTTCGACCTCGACGAGGTGGTGTTCGTCCCCACGGGCGAGCCCTACCAGAAGGCCGAGCGCGAGGTCTCGACCGCCGAGCACCGCTACCTGATGACGGTCATCGCGACCGCCTCCAACCCGCGGTTCACCGTCTCGCGCGTCGACGTCGACCGCGACGGGCCGACGTACACCGTCGACACGCTGACCGACCTGCACGCGCAGCACCCCGACGCCGACCTCTACTTCATCACCGGCGCCGACGCGCTCTCCAACATCCTGACCTGGCGTGACTCCGAGGAGCTGTTCGCGCTCGCCGAGTTCGTCGGCTGCACGCGGCCCGGCTATGCCATGGACGCCTCCACTCTCGACGGCATGCCGCACGACCGCGTGACGATCGTGGAGATCCCGGCGCTGGCGATCTCCTCCACCGACTGCCGCGAGCGCACCGGACGGGGCGAGCCGGTGTGGTACCTCGTGCCCGACGGCGTCGTCCAGTACATCTCCAAGCACGGTCTCTACGCCCGCGCCCACCTCGACACCACCACCCGGGAGGAGAGCGCGTGA
- the rsfS gene encoding ribosome silencing factor has protein sequence MSATDHALTLARTAAEAASDKLAEDIIAFDVSEQLVITDVFVLCSAKNDRQVKSIVDEVEDRLRELGAKPIRREGERDGRWVLIDYGDVVVHVQHEEERQFYALERLWRDCPLVELPASVTAATDA, from the coding sequence GTGAGCGCGACCGACCACGCCCTGACCCTTGCCAGGACCGCCGCCGAGGCGGCCTCCGACAAGCTGGCCGAGGACATCATCGCCTTCGACGTGAGCGAGCAGCTCGTCATCACCGACGTCTTCGTGCTCTGCTCGGCCAAGAACGACCGCCAGGTCAAGTCGATCGTCGACGAGGTCGAGGACCGCCTGCGCGAGCTCGGCGCCAAGCCGATCCGGCGTGAGGGCGAGCGCGACGGGCGCTGGGTCCTCATCGACTACGGCGACGTCGTGGTCCACGTGCAGCACGAGGAGGAGCGGCAGTTCTACGCCCTCGAGCGGCTGTGGCGCGACTGCCCGTTGGTCGAGCTGCCCGCGTCGGTCACCGCGGCCACGGACGCGTGA
- a CDS encoding histidine phosphatase family protein, with the protein MSGPSRLVLLRHGRTEWNHVRRAQGHAPVPLDEVGHQQAKRAAVLLADLAPVRLWSSDLERAAQTAGHVAEAVGLEVEWDERLREFAVGERQGLTFDEALERWPHLAGAEGFHETLRGIPGAESEHDVVRRVVPALQEALDSLDPGETGVVVTHGAALKVGLCGLLGWPVEQATDLGVLDNCAWASVVRRDGARGVRLESYGRGDFASPEGIG; encoded by the coding sequence GTGAGCGGGCCCTCCCGGCTGGTCCTGCTGCGTCACGGGCGCACCGAGTGGAACCACGTGCGCCGCGCCCAGGGCCACGCCCCGGTGCCGCTCGACGAGGTGGGCCACCAGCAGGCCAAGCGGGCTGCGGTGCTCCTCGCCGACCTCGCGCCGGTGCGCCTGTGGTCCAGCGACCTCGAGCGCGCCGCCCAGACCGCCGGACACGTCGCCGAGGCGGTCGGCCTGGAGGTCGAGTGGGACGAGCGCCTGCGGGAGTTCGCGGTCGGAGAGCGACAGGGGCTGACCTTCGACGAGGCCCTCGAGCGTTGGCCCCACCTCGCCGGCGCCGAGGGCTTCCACGAGACGCTGCGCGGCATCCCCGGCGCGGAGTCCGAGCACGACGTCGTACGCCGGGTGGTTCCGGCGCTGCAGGAGGCGCTCGACTCGCTGGACCCGGGGGAGACCGGCGTCGTGGTCACCCACGGCGCCGCCCTCAAGGTCGGGCTCTGCGGGCTGCTGGGCTGGCCGGTCGAGCAGGCGACCGACCTCGGCGTGCTGGACAACTGCGCCTGGGCCTCCGTCGTACGGCGGGACGGCGCTCGTGGGGTCAGGCTGGAGTCCTACGGCAGGGGCGATTTCGCATCGCCGGAGGGCATTGGCTAG
- a CDS encoding NADPH-dependent F420 reductase encodes MTNLSIIGSGNMGTAIAGVARKGGHDVQVLGRADQDQALTGDVVVLAVPYPSVADIVAQRREELAGKVVVDLTNPLDFETFDSLVVPADSSAAAEIAAALPDSRVVKAFNTNFAATLASGEVGGRPTTVIVAGDDTDAKAVVRDVVTSGGLVALDAGDLRRARELEAIGFLQIKLAASEQVPWTGGFAVQS; translated from the coding sequence ATGACCAACCTCAGCATCATCGGCAGCGGCAACATGGGCACCGCCATCGCAGGCGTCGCCCGCAAGGGCGGGCACGACGTCCAGGTGCTCGGCCGCGCCGACCAGGACCAGGCCCTCACCGGCGACGTCGTCGTGCTGGCCGTGCCCTACCCCTCGGTCGCCGACATCGTCGCCCAGCGCCGCGAGGAGCTGGCCGGCAAGGTCGTGGTCGACCTGACCAACCCGCTGGACTTCGAGACCTTCGACTCGCTCGTCGTCCCCGCCGACTCCTCGGCCGCTGCCGAGATCGCCGCCGCGCTGCCCGACTCGCGGGTCGTGAAGGCGTTCAACACCAACTTCGCCGCCACGCTGGCCTCCGGCGAGGTGGGCGGCCGTCCCACCACCGTGATCGTGGCCGGGGACGACACGGACGCCAAGGCCGTGGTCCGCGACGTCGTCACCTCCGGCGGCCTGGTCGCCCTCGACGCCGGCGACCTGCGTCGCGCCCGCGAGCTCGAGGCGATCGGCTTCCTCCAGATCAAGCTCGCGGCGTCCGAGCAGGTCCCGTGGACCGGCGGCTTCGCCGTCCAGTCCTGA
- a CDS encoding VOC family protein: MPVSPVRLNHAVLFVADLARSERFYTEVFGMEVVAREPRANAAFLRLPRSGNHHDLGLFGVGEQGPRRRGAIGLYHLAWQLDTIDELVEARATLVAAGAFTGESSHGATKSVYGADPDGNEFEIMWMLPRESWGEFENAAPVERLDLAADVERWTGVRSAGRIVQEEVR, from the coding sequence ATGCCCGTCTCACCCGTCCGGCTCAACCACGCCGTGCTGTTCGTGGCCGACCTCGCCCGTTCCGAGCGCTTCTACACCGAGGTGTTCGGGATGGAGGTCGTCGCTCGCGAGCCGCGGGCGAACGCCGCGTTCCTGCGCCTCCCGCGCTCGGGCAACCACCACGACCTCGGGCTGTTCGGGGTCGGGGAGCAGGGGCCGCGGCGCCGTGGGGCGATCGGGCTCTACCACCTGGCGTGGCAGCTCGACACGATCGACGAGCTCGTCGAGGCCCGGGCGACGCTGGTGGCCGCCGGTGCCTTCACCGGGGAGTCCAGCCACGGCGCGACCAAGAGCGTCTACGGGGCCGACCCCGACGGCAACGAGTTCGAGATCATGTGGATGCTCCCGCGCGAGTCGTGGGGCGAGTTCGAGAACGCCGCCCCCGTCGAGCGGCTGGACCTGGCCGCCGACGTCGAGCGGTGGACCGGTGTGCGCAGCGCCGGCCGCATCGTCCAGGAGGAGGTCCGATGA
- a CDS encoding alpha/beta hydrolase: MSFGTPTVAWSAPDDPSRPLVVLLHGRGADEAGIIGLADHLPQGSSYAAVRAPIAEGGGYAWFANRGIGRPVAESLAETTAWFRTWLDELAPPGRQVALVGFSGGAAFAGALLLQDPSRLAGAAILLGTLPFDAGLDVTPGLLAGTQVLVAQGERDTVIPRELLDRTWDYLTDGSGAQARAHRDPGGHQITGATVAVLGSWLDGLWGTADVARA; the protein is encoded by the coding sequence ATGAGCTTCGGCACCCCGACGGTCGCCTGGTCGGCCCCGGACGACCCGAGCCGGCCCCTGGTCGTCCTGCTCCACGGGCGGGGAGCCGACGAGGCCGGGATCATCGGGCTGGCCGACCACCTGCCGCAGGGGTCGTCGTACGCCGCGGTGCGGGCGCCGATCGCGGAGGGCGGTGGCTACGCCTGGTTCGCCAACCGCGGGATCGGGCGCCCGGTCGCGGAGTCGCTGGCCGAGACGACCGCCTGGTTCCGCACCTGGCTCGACGAGTTGGCCCCGCCGGGCCGCCAGGTCGCGCTGGTCGGGTTCAGCGGAGGCGCGGCCTTCGCCGGCGCCCTGCTGCTCCAGGACCCGTCCCGCCTGGCCGGTGCGGCCATCCTGCTCGGCACGCTGCCCTTCGACGCGGGCCTCGACGTGACGCCCGGGCTGCTCGCCGGCACACAGGTGCTCGTCGCGCAGGGGGAGCGGGACACCGTGATCCCACGTGAGCTGCTGGACCGCACCTGGGACTACCTCACCGACGGGTCCGGCGCGCAGGCGCGCGCTCATCGCGACCCGGGCGGACACCAGATCACCGGGGCCACCGTGGCGGTCCTCGGCTCGTGGCTGGATGGCCTCTGGGGGACTGCGGACGTGGCCCGGGCCTGA
- a CDS encoding cytochrome P450, producing the protein MPTVPVRPSYRLFDAGTWADPFPLYAALREHDPVHHVADGDFWVLTRHADVLAAVRDPATWSSAAGLTVAYDELERIGLQDNPPMVMTDPPAHTTFRRLVSRGFTPRQVEAVEPPVRAFVAERLEAMRADGGGDVVARLFKPLPSMVVAHYLGVPEPDRARFDAWTDAIVAASATGSLAAAGAADAVAELMTYFTWLVGHRREHPGDDTVSHLVAAGQADDADGLLRVLAFTFTMVTGGNDTTTGLLGSGVQLLAAVPDQRALARQDPAAAVEELLRLTSPVQGLARLTTRDVEVRGVRVPAGRKVLMCYAAANRDPEAFGPDADSLDVARQPRQVLTFSHGPHHCLGAAAARMTARVALEELLTRFPSFDVDLDAVTWADGAYVRRPTSVPLVVG; encoded by the coding sequence ATGCCGACCGTGCCCGTGCGTCCGTCGTACCGCCTGTTCGACGCCGGGACATGGGCCGACCCGTTCCCGCTCTACGCCGCGCTGCGCGAGCACGACCCGGTCCACCACGTCGCCGACGGTGACTTCTGGGTGCTCACCCGGCACGCCGACGTCCTCGCGGCGGTGCGGGACCCGGCGACGTGGTCGTCGGCGGCCGGCCTCACCGTGGCGTACGACGAGCTCGAGCGGATCGGGCTGCAGGACAACCCGCCGATGGTGATGACCGACCCCCCGGCGCACACCACCTTCCGCCGGCTGGTCTCCCGCGGGTTCACGCCGCGCCAGGTCGAGGCGGTCGAGCCGCCGGTGCGGGCCTTCGTCGCGGAGCGGCTGGAGGCGATGCGCGCCGACGGGGGCGGTGACGTGGTGGCGCGGCTGTTCAAGCCCCTGCCGAGCATGGTCGTCGCCCACTACCTGGGCGTGCCCGAGCCCGACCGGGCCCGCTTCGACGCCTGGACCGACGCGATCGTCGCCGCGAGCGCGACGGGCTCCCTGGCCGCTGCCGGAGCGGCGGACGCGGTGGCCGAGCTGATGACCTACTTCACCTGGCTCGTGGGGCACCGGCGCGAGCACCCCGGCGACGACACCGTGTCCCACCTGGTCGCGGCCGGACAGGCCGACGACGCCGACGGGCTCCTGCGCGTGCTCGCCTTCACCTTCACGATGGTGACCGGCGGCAACGACACGACGACGGGGCTGCTCGGGTCGGGGGTGCAGCTCCTGGCCGCGGTCCCCGACCAGCGCGCGCTCGCCCGGCAGGACCCCGCCGCCGCGGTCGAGGAGCTGCTCCGGCTGACCAGCCCGGTGCAGGGCCTGGCCCGGCTCACCACCCGCGACGTCGAGGTGCGGGGCGTCCGCGTCCCGGCGGGGCGCAAGGTGCTGATGTGCTACGCCGCGGCCAACCGCGACCCCGAGGCCTTCGGTCCCGACGCCGACTCGCTCGACGTGGCCCGGCAGCCCCGGCAGGTCCTCACCTTCTCCCACGGCCCGCACCACTGCCTGGGTGCGGCGGCCGCGCGGATGACCGCGCGGGTCGCGCTCGAGGAGCTGCTGACCAGGTTCCCGTCCTTCGACGTCGACCTGGACGCCGTCACCTGGGCCGACGGCGCCTACGTACGCCGGCCCACGAGCGTGCCGCTCGTCGTGGGGTGA
- a CDS encoding DUF1206 domain-containing protein, translating to MTLAAIATVEEQGGPRVVTRTDIEQSDALDHAVRLGLVAYGVVHLLVGYTAARLALGAHAKADQQGALSTLARSPGGTIGLWVVAVGFFALVAWQGFEALLGHASDDGAALLVKRVGSGGKAVVYLVLGVSAVQKASGTSSSSSGTDSTTAKVMAAPGGQLLVGAVGLGIIAIGGYLVWRGLTEKFTKDLDGEAQVKDRRTPIVWLGKVGYAAKGVALGVVGILFTSAAVQFEPKKSGGLDQALKTLLQQPFGPALLLAVALGLGCFGLYCFAWARHLDR from the coding sequence ATGACCCTCGCCGCCATCGCGACGGTGGAGGAGCAGGGAGGCCCCCGCGTGGTCACGCGCACCGACATCGAGCAGTCCGACGCCCTCGACCACGCCGTGCGGCTCGGTCTCGTCGCCTACGGCGTCGTGCACCTGCTCGTCGGCTACACCGCCGCGCGGCTCGCGCTCGGCGCGCACGCCAAGGCCGACCAGCAGGGGGCGCTGAGCACGCTCGCCCGGTCCCCGGGCGGCACGATCGGGCTCTGGGTGGTCGCCGTGGGGTTCTTCGCGCTGGTGGCCTGGCAGGGCTTCGAGGCGCTGCTCGGGCACGCTTCCGACGACGGAGCCGCCCTGCTGGTCAAGCGCGTCGGGTCGGGCGGCAAGGCCGTGGTCTACCTGGTCCTCGGCGTCAGCGCGGTGCAGAAGGCCTCGGGCACCTCGTCGAGCTCCTCGGGCACCGACAGCACCACCGCCAAGGTGATGGCCGCCCCGGGCGGCCAGCTCCTGGTCGGTGCGGTCGGCCTGGGCATCATCGCCATCGGCGGCTACCTGGTCTGGCGAGGGCTCACCGAGAAGTTCACCAAGGACCTTGACGGCGAGGCGCAGGTCAAGGACCGCAGGACGCCCATCGTGTGGCTGGGCAAAGTCGGCTACGCCGCCAAGGGCGTCGCGCTCGGGGTGGTCGGGATCCTGTTCACCAGTGCCGCGGTGCAGTTCGAGCCGAAGAAGTCCGGGGGGCTCGACCAGGCCCTCAAGACCCTGCTCCAGCAGCCGTTCGGTCCCGCGCTGCTCCTCGCGGTGGCGCTCGGCCTGGGCTGCTTCGGCCTCTACTGCTTCGCCTGGGCCCGCCACCTCGACCGCTGA
- a CDS encoding MFS transporter, with product MAHAPLPDSRALARRAPGDHGARAVLVLLALLALAFNLRPAASSVGPLVEEVERGLGLSSASAGLLTALPVLSFAAFGGLAPWLASRLGVHRLSMLGLVTTVAGLGWRAATSSPSLFLVASVLGLAGMATANVLLPSLVKLHFPTRVGPVTALYTTVLAVGLTAASVLSVPAAHALGSWRWGLGIWAVAAALAALPWLGLVGHDTRAETRPHAITMRQVAGTRLGRMTAVAFGLQSLQAYAVFGWVAQVYRDAGYSATDAGLLLGLLTGIGIPVSLLIPTLAARRPSQVWLMLSLLSLLPLGLLGLALAPTAAPWAWAVLIGVSQGTFPLILTLLGLRTRTSEGTAALSGFSQSTGYVLAALGPFGMSILHDATDGWTVPLLCLAALAVPLAAAGTAVARPAYLEYELGR from the coding sequence GTGGCCCACGCACCCCTCCCCGACTCCCGCGCCCTCGCCCGGCGCGCCCCTGGTGACCACGGCGCACGCGCGGTGCTCGTGCTGCTGGCCCTGCTCGCCCTCGCGTTCAACCTGCGTCCCGCCGCATCCAGCGTCGGCCCCCTGGTCGAGGAGGTCGAGCGCGGGCTGGGCCTGTCGTCGGCGTCCGCGGGCCTGCTGACCGCGCTGCCCGTTCTGTCGTTCGCGGCGTTCGGCGGGCTCGCTCCGTGGCTCGCCTCGCGCCTCGGCGTGCACCGGCTGTCCATGCTGGGCCTGGTCACCACCGTGGCGGGGCTCGGCTGGCGGGCCGCGACCTCCTCGCCGTCGCTGTTCCTGGTCGCCTCCGTGCTGGGACTGGCGGGGATGGCCACCGCCAACGTGCTGCTGCCCTCGCTGGTCAAGCTGCACTTCCCGACCCGAGTGGGGCCGGTGACCGCGCTCTACACGACCGTCCTCGCGGTCGGACTCACTGCTGCCAGTGTCCTCTCGGTGCCCGCCGCGCACGCCCTCGGCTCGTGGCGCTGGGGCCTGGGGATCTGGGCGGTCGCCGCCGCGCTCGCCGCGCTCCCCTGGCTCGGGCTCGTCGGTCACGACACGCGCGCCGAGACCCGGCCGCACGCGATCACGATGCGCCAGGTCGCCGGCACCCGGCTCGGGCGGATGACCGCGGTCGCGTTCGGCCTCCAGTCGCTCCAGGCGTACGCCGTGTTCGGCTGGGTCGCGCAGGTCTACCGCGACGCGGGCTACTCGGCCACCGACGCGGGCCTGCTCCTCGGACTGCTGACCGGCATCGGGATCCCGGTCTCGCTGCTCATCCCCACCCTGGCGGCGCGCCGCCCCAGCCAGGTGTGGCTGATGCTCTCGCTGCTGTCCCTGCTGCCCCTGGGCCTGCTCGGCCTGGCGCTGGCCCCGACGGCCGCGCCCTGGGCCTGGGCCGTGCTCATCGGCGTCAGCCAGGGCACGTTCCCGCTGATCCTCACGCTGCTCGGGCTGCGCACCCGCACCTCGGAGGGCACGGCGGCGCTCTCGGGCTTCTCCCAGTCGACGGGCTACGTCCTCGCGGCCCTCGGGCCGTTCGGGATGAGCATCCTGCACGACGCGACGGACGGCTGGACCGTCCCCCTGCTCTGCCTGGCCGCCCTCGCCGTGCCGCTGGCGGCAGCGGGCACCGCCGTCGCGCGCCCGGCGTACCTCGAGTACGAGCTGGGTCGGTGA